One stretch of Alcaligenes faecalis DNA includes these proteins:
- a CDS encoding glutathione S-transferase family protein, whose product MGMMIDGQWHSKEPVSSTQSDTFQRAQSAFRDWITADGGPGPDGQAAQPAQANRYHLYVSLACPWAHRTLIMRELKGLQKLISVSVVNPIMGDQGWTFEPADGVVPDPVMDAQFLHQLYAKADPQFTGRITVPVLWDKQRGTIINNESSEIMRIFNSAFDTLGARSLDMAPAELLGEIDQINAHVYDTVNNGVYKAGFARSQAAYDTAVHALFDSLEGLEARLSQQRYLTGTQLTEADWRLFTTLIRFDPVYVGHFKCNLRRLIDYPNLWNYMLELYQMPGVASTVSLDHIKIHYYSSHRQLNPTGIVPAGPMLDLNGPHGRGHLPVQPGPLHIGLQ is encoded by the coding sequence AGCAAAGAGCCTGTCAGCAGCACTCAGTCCGATACATTTCAACGTGCCCAGTCTGCCTTCCGGGACTGGATTACCGCCGATGGCGGCCCCGGCCCGGACGGCCAGGCAGCGCAGCCTGCCCAGGCCAATCGCTATCATCTGTATGTCTCGCTGGCCTGCCCCTGGGCGCATCGCACACTTATCATGCGCGAATTAAAGGGGCTTCAAAAACTGATTTCGGTCTCGGTGGTGAACCCCATCATGGGCGATCAGGGCTGGACCTTTGAGCCGGCGGACGGCGTGGTGCCGGACCCGGTCATGGATGCTCAATTCCTGCATCAGCTCTACGCCAAGGCGGACCCGCAATTCACAGGGCGCATTACCGTACCCGTGCTGTGGGACAAGCAGCGCGGCACGATTATCAATAACGAGTCGTCCGAGATCATGCGCATTTTCAATAGCGCCTTTGATACTTTGGGCGCGCGCAGTCTGGATATGGCACCTGCCGAGCTGCTGGGGGAAATCGACCAGATCAATGCCCATGTATATGACACCGTCAATAACGGGGTCTACAAGGCAGGTTTTGCCCGCTCACAGGCCGCTTACGATACGGCGGTTCATGCTCTGTTCGACAGTCTGGAAGGACTGGAAGCCCGCCTGAGCCAGCAACGCTACCTGACTGGCACGCAACTGACCGAAGCCGACTGGCGCTTGTTCACCACTCTGATTCGTTTTGATCCGGTCTATGTCGGCCACTTCAAATGCAATCTGCGCCGTCTGATTGATTATCCGAATCTGTGGAACTACATGCTGGAGCTGTACCAAATGCCCGGCGTAGCCAGCACCGTCAGCCTGGACCACATCAAGATCCACTACTACAGCAGCCACCGTCAGTTGAACCCGACAGGCATTGTGCCGGCTGGCCCGATGCTGGATCTGAACGGGCCCCACGGACGAGGTCATTTACCCGTCCAGCCAGGGCCCTTGCATATCGGTCTTCAGTAA